A region from the Sulfurimonas sp. genome encodes:
- the topA gene encoding type I DNA topoisomerase → MNLIIVESPAKARTITNFLGKNYKVIASKGHIRDLPKSRFGITVDEETGEITPKYSVAKENAQTVKEIKDLAKKADTIYIATDEDREGEAIGWHIAHAIKKDPAELPRIVFHEITKSAIKAALEHARHIDMNMVNAQQTRRLLDRIVGYKLSPLLSSKIQKGLSAGRVQSSTLKLVVDREREIKAFVPQEYWSIDTLFKKDIEANLISFEGEKIEKLSIANKDEASKIEQSVKADSFTISNIETKNRKSKTPPPFMTSTLQQAASSKLGFTPKRTMMVAQALYEGVKTPDGTSGVITYMRTDSLNLAQEAVSMVRGVIENRFGAKYLPKEAKVYTKKAKGAQEAHEAIRPTMLSFTPEVAQKFLKADEIKLYRLIYERFMACQMNDAEFEQQSITFSGKNSEFRASGRKLTFDGFYALTGTEDKDKLLPQLKEGESAEIQSVKPTQHFTEPPSRYSEAALIKKLESEGVGRPSTYAPTIATLSGRTYVSIEKKQIIPTEMAFTVTETLEKNFANIVDINFTARMEEKLDQIAESGEDWEKLLSDFYVRFMKQIEEGKEKIISLKLAKPLGRSCPKCGEELLLRSGRFGNFVACSGFPKCKYTEQVDEEGNKVEKKEETSDEICDKCGKEMIVKTGRNGQFLACSGYPECKNTKSIQVEEKVSETPCPDCGGKLSLKNSRRGPFWGCENYPDCKFISKFEPTTIKCKEDGCNGVLAERTYRNKEVYECVKCKARTPKEEIEK, encoded by the coding sequence TTGAACTTAATTATTGTCGAGTCTCCTGCCAAAGCTAGGACTATAACAAACTTCCTTGGAAAAAACTATAAAGTAATTGCATCTAAGGGTCACATTAGAGATTTACCAAAAAGTCGTTTTGGAATAACTGTTGATGAAGAAACAGGTGAAATAACTCCAAAATATTCAGTTGCAAAAGAGAATGCACAAACCGTCAAAGAGATAAAAGATTTAGCAAAAAAAGCTGACACTATATACATCGCAACCGATGAGGACCGTGAAGGTGAAGCAATCGGATGGCATATTGCACATGCTATAAAAAAAGATCCGGCAGAACTGCCACGTATAGTTTTTCATGAGATCACAAAGTCTGCTATAAAAGCTGCGTTAGAGCATGCAAGACATATAGATATGAATATGGTAAATGCTCAACAGACTCGCCGTTTACTTGATCGTATAGTTGGTTACAAACTATCACCTCTTTTAAGTTCAAAAATTCAAAAAGGCCTATCAGCCGGACGTGTTCAAAGTTCTACTTTAAAACTTGTAGTCGATCGTGAACGTGAGATCAAAGCTTTTGTTCCACAAGAATATTGGTCTATCGATACACTATTTAAAAAAGATATTGAAGCAAATCTTATCAGTTTTGAAGGTGAAAAAATAGAAAAACTTAGTATTGCCAATAAAGATGAAGCTTCAAAAATAGAACAAAGTGTAAAAGCTGATTCTTTTACAATATCTAATATTGAAACAAAAAATAGAAAGTCAAAAACGCCACCGCCTTTTATGACATCAACTCTCCAACAGGCTGCTTCAAGTAAACTTGGATTTACACCTAAGAGAACTATGATGGTAGCTCAAGCATTGTATGAAGGTGTAAAAACTCCTGACGGTACAAGTGGTGTTATTACGTATATGCGTACTGACTCACTAAACCTGGCTCAAGAAGCCGTAAGTATGGTTCGCGGTGTAATTGAGAATAGATTCGGTGCAAAATACCTGCCAAAAGAAGCTAAAGTTTATACAAAAAAAGCAAAAGGCGCTCAAGAAGCTCACGAAGCTATTCGTCCTACAATGCTAAGCTTCACACCAGAAGTTGCTCAGAAATTTTTAAAAGCAGACGAGATCAAACTTTACCGTTTAATTTATGAGCGTTTTATGGCTTGTCAAATGAATGATGCAGAGTTTGAACAACAAAGCATTACTTTTAGCGGAAAGAATTCAGAATTCCGTGCAAGTGGTAGAAAATTGACTTTTGATGGTTTCTATGCACTAACTGGTACTGAAGACAAAGACAAACTTTTACCACAATTAAAAGAAGGAGAAAGCGCTGAAATACAAAGCGTAAAACCTACTCAACACTTTACAGAACCACCTTCTCGCTACTCTGAAGCAGCTTTGATTAAAAAGCTGGAAAGTGAAGGTGTTGGTCGTCCATCTACATATGCTCCAACTATTGCAACTTTAAGTGGGCGTACATATGTAAGTATTGAGAAAAAGCAAATTATTCCTACGGAAATGGCATTTACAGTTACTGAAACCTTAGAGAAAAACTTTGCAAATATCGTAGATATTAACTTCACTGCACGTATGGAAGAGAAACTAGACCAAATTGCAGAAAGCGGTGAAGACTGGGAAAAACTTTTAAGTGATTTCTATGTTAGGTTTATGAAGCAAATTGAAGAGGGAAAAGAAAAAATTATCTCACTAAAACTTGCTAAACCACTTGGTCGCTCTTGTCCTAAATGTGGAGAAGAGCTTCTTCTAAGAAGTGGTCGTTTTGGAAACTTTGTAGCTTGTAGTGGTTTTCCAAAATGTAAATATACTGAACAAGTAGATGAAGAAGGAAACAAAGTAGAGAAAAAAGAAGAGACTTCTGATGAAATTTGTGATAAATGTGGAAAAGAGATGATCGTAAAAACTGGTCGTAACGGTCAGTTTTTAGCATGTAGTGGTTATCCTGAATGTAAAAACACTAAAAGTATCCAGGTTGAAGAAAAAGTGAGTGAGACTCCTTGTCCGGACTGTGGAGGTAAGCTTAGTCTTAAAAACTCTCGCCGTGGGCCATTCTGGGGATGTGAAAACTATCCGGACTGTAAATTCATCTCTAAATTTGAACCTACTACAATTAAGTGTAAAGAAGATGGCTGTAACGGTGTTTTAGCCGAGAGAACTTACAGGAACAAAGAAGTGTACGAGTGTGTAAAATGTAAAGCACGTACACCAAAAGAAGAAATAGAGAAGTAA
- a CDS encoding metallophosphoesterase, translating into MKIGVLSDTHSKVGKTKKVIEKLLHEGAEFFIHAGDIVEVEVLDLLESSGKKYVAVYGNNDAHLAEFHNKYNLVQEPNYFKFANLKFKLMHLPFYMTPDTDVVISGHTHTFHSEYKNDTLFLNPGEVCARSKPISECAMLEVKENNLIVTHYTRDRGSEEFLPRVMNYAR; encoded by the coding sequence ATGAAGATCGGTGTGCTCTCAGATACCCACTCTAAAGTAGGTAAAACAAAAAAAGTAATTGAAAAACTACTACATGAGGGTGCTGAATTTTTTATACATGCCGGTGATATTGTTGAAGTTGAAGTTCTTGATCTGCTTGAGAGTAGTGGGAAAAAGTATGTAGCTGTATATGGAAACAATGATGCACATTTGGCAGAGTTTCATAACAAATACAATCTTGTTCAAGAGCCAAATTATTTTAAATTTGCAAATTTAAAATTTAAACTTATGCACCTGCCTTTTTATATGACTCCCGATACAGATGTTGTAATCTCAGGTCATACTCATACTTTTCATAGTGAATATAAGAACGATACTCTTTTTTTAAATCCTGGTGAAGTATGTGCTAGGAGCAAGCCAATATCAGAGTGTGCCATGCTTGAAGTAAAAGAGAACAACCTGATTGTTACTCATTACACTAGAGATAGAGGAAGCGAAGAATTTTTACCGAGAGTGATGAACTATGCAAGATAA
- a CDS encoding biotin synthase, with the protein MQDKKIFLCSICNINSGTCKEDCKFCSQSVRYKADIDRYKQKPIEDILGEAKTARDNGALGFCLVTADKGLNDKTLKFVCDTAKILSKEVPELRLIACNGTASLDQLLTLKEAGIKAYNHNLETSREFYPRICTTHSWDERYETCQNVKKAGLVLISGGIFGLGETQEDRISMLKSLKSLNPTSVPINFYMHNEALELNPSTISIEEAFELIKLTREMIPDAERIMVAGGRELMFGDRQSEIFDYGANSIVIGNYLTTSGRMMSKDLDMLKSLNLEVAKEVK; encoded by the coding sequence ATGCAAGATAAGAAAATATTTTTATGCTCGATCTGTAATATAAACAGCGGTACATGTAAAGAGGATTGTAAGTTTTGTTCTCAAAGTGTCCGCTATAAAGCAGATATAGATCGTTACAAACAAAAACCTATAGAAGATATACTAGGTGAAGCAAAAACTGCAAGAGATAACGGTGCACTTGGTTTTTGTCTGGTTACTGCGGACAAAGGACTAAATGATAAAACTCTAAAGTTTGTATGTGACACAGCTAAAATACTAAGTAAAGAGGTACCTGAACTTAGACTAATTGCCTGTAATGGGACAGCTTCACTTGATCAGCTGTTAACTTTAAAAGAAGCGGGAATAAAAGCTTATAACCATAACCTTGAGACCTCACGTGAGTTTTATCCTCGCATTTGTACAACACACTCATGGGATGAGAGATATGAAACTTGCCAAAATGTAAAGAAAGCCGGTCTTGTACTAATTAGCGGCGGGATATTTGGTCTAGGTGAAACTCAGGAAGATAGAATAAGCATGTTAAAGTCTCTAAAATCTTTAAATCCGACAAGTGTACCTATCAATTTTTATATGCATAATGAAGCGTTGGAATTAAATCCAAGCACAATTTCCATAGAAGAAGCATTTGAACTTATCAAACTAACACGTGAAATGATTCCTGATGCTGAGCGTATTATGGTTGCCGGTGGACGTGAACTTATGTTTGGTGATCGCCAAAGTGAAATATTTGATTACGGTGCAAATTCAATCGTAATAGGAAATTACTTAACAACTTCAGGTAGAATGATGAGTAAAGATTTAGATATGTTAAAATCATTAAATCTAGAAGTTGCTAAAGAAGTAAAATAA
- a CDS encoding cation:proton antiporter, with protein sequence MSDTIVLITTISLIIIFSPFFAKKLKLPTTPIEIIFGSVLASIGLLHDEHIFELVAEFGFLYLMFIAGTEINLTNVFKTPSHIVKKVALYTIILYAFSIFLSLYLDLGKIFMVLLPLISVGLVATLSKEYGKTPWLEFSMTSGGIGEVVSIAVLTITSAGLQSGVGIGLFKTILALTLFLIFMFVLFRAITILTWWFPSISTILMPHEDKAEQDIRLSMGIFFLLVASMLYLDLELAFGAFLAGIFIPTFFPHKEDLPHKLEAFGFGFLVPIFFIYIGTTFNLEALTMDGLISKALMITVMMIMMRVIASLVFVKELGWIDSILMGLSHSMPLTLLIAMATLAFHANSIDKLHYYAFILAALFQVISVMVVIKFINNYKEKNTL encoded by the coding sequence ATGAGCGATACCATTGTACTTATTACAACAATATCACTTATTATTATATTCTCGCCTTTTTTTGCCAAAAAATTAAAACTTCCAACTACACCGATAGAGATTATATTCGGATCAGTTCTAGCTTCAATAGGATTACTTCACGATGAACATATATTTGAACTTGTAGCAGAGTTTGGTTTTTTATATTTGATGTTTATTGCAGGGACTGAGATCAACTTGACAAACGTGTTTAAGACACCTAGTCATATAGTAAAAAAAGTTGCCCTATATACAATTATTTTATATGCATTTTCAATCTTTTTATCGCTGTATTTGGATCTTGGAAAAATATTTATGGTGCTACTACCGCTAATTTCAGTAGGGCTTGTTGCAACCCTCTCAAAAGAGTATGGGAAAACACCTTGGCTTGAGTTCTCAATGACAAGTGGTGGTATTGGAGAGGTTGTAAGTATAGCCGTTTTAACTATAACCTCAGCAGGACTTCAATCAGGTGTTGGGATAGGACTTTTTAAAACTATTTTGGCACTGACTCTGTTTTTGATTTTTATGTTTGTTCTCTTTAGAGCTATAACTATCTTAACATGGTGGTTTCCAAGCATATCTACAATTTTAATGCCACATGAAGATAAAGCTGAACAAGATATTCGTTTATCCATGGGTATATTTTTTCTACTTGTTGCATCTATGCTCTACCTTGATCTTGAACTTGCCTTTGGAGCATTCTTGGCAGGTATTTTTATTCCGACATTTTTCCCTCATAAAGAAGATTTACCGCATAAACTAGAAGCTTTTGGTTTTGGATTTTTGGTCCCAATATTCTTTATTTATATCGGTACTACATTTAACCTAGAAGCTCTAACTATGGATGGTTTAATATCTAAAGCCCTTATGATAACAGTAATGATGATTATGATGCGTGTTATTGCCTCTTTGGTATTTGTAAAAGAGTTAGGATGGATTGATTCCATTCTAATGGGACTTTCACACTCTATGCCGCTAACGCTTCTTATTGCGATGGCTACACTTGCTTTTCACGCAAATTCAATTGATAAACTTCACTACTACGCATTTATTTTAGCAGCCCTGTTTCAAGTGATCAGTGTGATGGTTGTCATCAAATTTATAAACAATTATAAAGAAAAAAATACGCTATAA
- a CDS encoding AMMECR1 domain-containing protein, which produces MARSVLLQLARDSIEEVLEAKRKIDKNALIDEHPLLKESVDVDVKIYLHNKLRGLSNLKSNNQSLIENIILNAKKAAFEDKNFTPLSTSEYLECEVEIELKTSNGDMKERDPSILTTTSYSLEKELNN; this is translated from the coding sequence ATGGCTCGTTCAGTTTTACTACAACTTGCACGTGACTCCATTGAAGAGGTATTAGAAGCAAAAAGAAAAATAGATAAAAATGCACTTATTGATGAACACCCTCTTTTAAAAGAGAGTGTTGACGTTGATGTTAAAATATACTTGCATAACAAACTCAGAGGTTTATCTAATCTAAAAAGCAACAATCAATCACTTATTGAAAATATTATTTTAAATGCAAAAAAAGCTGCTTTTGAAGATAAAAATTTTACTCCGTTGTCAACTTCTGAATATCTGGAATGTGAAGTGGAGATAGAGCTTAAAACTTCAAATGGAGATATGAAAGAGAGAGACCCGTCTATATTAACTACGACTAGTTACTCGCTCGAGAAGGAATTAAACAATTAA
- a CDS encoding class I SAM-dependent methyltransferase, which produces MPKIDNDKFYSSAIEKYGTTAKGVNWNSEKTQKLRFKTILKLLPKELQKYTILDAGCGFGDFYFYLEKNNNQPKNYIGVDCHDDMVSIASNNTGHEILNIDIVQDRLPKADFIVCSGAMNVLSNYETYLFMRNCYLSSNIAFIFNILHGDKESETYNYLTKKQIELFAKELSVKKVTFLDGYLDADITVRFDK; this is translated from the coding sequence ATGCCTAAAATTGACAACGATAAATTTTATTCATCTGCCATAGAAAAATACGGAACAACTGCAAAAGGTGTTAACTGGAATTCTGAAAAAACACAAAAGCTGCGCTTTAAAACGATCCTTAAACTTCTTCCAAAAGAGTTGCAAAAATATACTATTTTAGATGCGGGATGCGGTTTTGGCGACTTTTATTTTTACCTTGAAAAAAACAATAATCAGCCAAAAAACTATATCGGTGTAGATTGTCACGATGATATGGTATCTATAGCATCTAACAATACAGGACATGAGATCTTAAATATAGATATTGTGCAAGACAGATTACCAAAAGCTGATTTTATAGTATGTAGCGGTGCTATGAATGTACTAAGTAATTATGAAACATATCTGTTTATGAGAAACTGCTATTTATCTTCAAATATAGCATTTATTTTTAATATTTTGCATGGAGATAAAGAGAGTGAGACATACAACTATCTAACAAAAAAACAAATTGAGCTGTTTGCAAAAGAGTTAAGTGTAAAAAAGGTAACTTTCTTAGATGGTTATCTAGATGCAGATATAACTGTTAGGTTCGATAAATAA
- the asnB gene encoding asparagine synthase (glutamine-hydrolyzing), translated as MCAIFGVIGEYDQQKAESSFSKMLHRGPDESNIIQTKDFFFAHQLLKIQNTSNKQPFKFKNILISFNGEIYNYKELSDELNSFGYTTQDEIEVLASAYERWGVEFVHKLRGMFAIAIKDEDSLYLFRDRLGKKPLFYLDGESFVFASEIKALVPYLKKNEMDNDALLSYLSFLAPTPPYTFFKSIKKLGGGEYLIYKNNKISIKKYFNILDQKSNLITDKDEALHLLESKLKESIEIRLQSDQQMAGLLSGGIDSATLNYFSSKYGHNLQTYTLGYKGYEKYDESLDAKESAKLLGLENKRVEVSLDDYNSSVEDILSSLDEPLNDPAAIPLNLLFKEIKKDGIRVVLSGEGSDELFLGYRHYFNYLDVEQMKNLKNKNWLKRYFKNNYDENREWEWYKRVLNDSVLFRTSGEKFTDLQKNNLLRQNIVDDQALKYIKSYRDMFENSTHTDEANWYSYIDLVLFQAEHFLSKLDRVSMAHSIESRTPFLDHELVSLVFSIDPKLKYEDGITKSLLKQIMKPHINKEILKRKKKGFSNPYIEYLIESKKISLIQEVNKQTHLFKELELKELLSAAKSGAFKHHIWGLYVLSVWIKKNLL; from the coding sequence ATGTGTGCTATTTTTGGAGTAATTGGTGAGTATGACCAGCAAAAAGCAGAGAGCTCTTTTTCTAAAATGCTTCATCGTGGACCGGATGAGTCTAATATAATTCAAACTAAAGACTTTTTCTTTGCACATCAACTTTTAAAAATTCAGAACACTTCAAACAAGCAACCATTTAAATTTAAAAATATACTTATCTCCTTTAACGGTGAGATCTACAACTATAAAGAGCTCTCAGATGAACTGAATTCTTTTGGATATACAACACAAGATGAAATAGAAGTGCTTGCATCCGCTTATGAGCGATGGGGTGTAGAGTTTGTACATAAACTAAGAGGTATGTTTGCCATAGCTATCAAAGATGAAGATTCTCTCTATCTTTTTCGTGACAGACTTGGTAAAAAACCTCTTTTTTATCTTGATGGGGAGAGTTTTGTATTTGCTTCGGAGATCAAAGCGCTTGTGCCGTATTTGAAAAAAAACGAGATGGATAACGATGCCCTGCTCTCATACCTTTCATTTTTGGCTCCAACTCCTCCGTATACTTTTTTTAAAAGTATTAAAAAACTTGGAGGCGGAGAGTATCTTATATATAAAAATAACAAGATATCTATAAAAAAATATTTCAATATTTTAGATCAAAAATCAAACCTGATAACTGATAAAGATGAAGCACTGCACCTTCTCGAATCAAAACTAAAAGAATCTATTGAGATTCGCTTACAATCAGATCAGCAAATGGCAGGACTCCTCTCAGGCGGAATCGACAGTGCAACCCTAAACTATTTTAGCTCTAAATACGGACATAATTTGCAAACGTACACCTTGGGGTATAAAGGTTATGAGAAATATGATGAGAGTCTTGATGCCAAAGAGAGTGCAAAGCTTTTGGGACTTGAAAACAAAAGGGTTGAAGTATCACTTGATGATTATAACTCAAGTGTGGAAGATATTTTAAGCTCTTTAGATGAGCCGCTTAACGATCCGGCAGCCATTCCTCTAAACCTGCTTTTTAAAGAGATAAAAAAAGACGGTATCAGAGTTGTACTAAGCGGTGAAGGAAGTGATGAGCTTTTTTTAGGCTACCGTCATTATTTTAACTACCTTGACGTAGAGCAGATGAAAAACTTAAAAAATAAAAACTGGTTAAAGAGATATTTTAAAAATAATTATGATGAAAATAGAGAGTGGGAGTGGTATAAAAGAGTTTTAAATGATAGTGTATTGTTTCGCACATCTGGTGAAAAATTTACTGATCTACAAAAGAATAATCTACTTCGCCAAAATATTGTAGATGATCAAGCACTCAAATACATAAAATCCTACCGTGATATGTTTGAGAACTCTACACATACGGATGAAGCTAATTGGTATAGTTATATAGATCTTGTGCTTTTTCAAGCCGAGCATTTCTTGAGCAAACTCGATCGTGTAAGTATGGCTCACTCCATAGAATCACGTACACCTTTTTTAGATCATGAACTAGTCTCGTTAGTATTTAGTATCGATCCAAAATTAAAATATGAAGATGGAATAACAAAATCTCTTTTAAAACAAATTATGAAACCTCATATAAACAAAGAGATACTCAAACGTAAAAAGAAAGGTTTCTCAAATCCTTACATAGAGTATCTTATAGAATCTAAAAAAATATCGCTTATACAAGAAGTAAACAAACAAACTCATCTTTTTAAAGAGCTTGAATTAAAAGAGTTGCTAAGCGCTGCAAAAAGTGGAGCCTTTAAACACCATATCTGGGGGCTTTATGTTTTAAGTGTATGGATTAAAAAGAATCTTCTTTAG
- a CDS encoding methyltransferase domain-containing protein, with product MIKKTLDKLSISEIIKLFENLEIDEDGKVELRCTKDNFDRLGIKTFVELAQIFLYKIVDLSFKDVYIITLKKLDTNKSFHIQSADSEKYGVESEFFNINKNEEISFLYYFEKALQFVNISSRKSVLNIGVNKADEFLAIKEYLSAEEFEKKNFLGIDYSNSAIEYAKKQFMDFKNVKFLCADINKLEDISLGKFDLMISIGTLQSSNINFNAKFMELYQNHLEQDGAIILGFPNCRWIDGEMIYGAKAPNYSFNEMGLVLKDIHFCKKYLQQKGYRVVITGKDYLFLSARKISKN from the coding sequence ATGATTAAAAAAACACTAGATAAACTAAGTATTTCTGAAATTATAAAACTATTTGAAAACCTAGAAATTGATGAAGATGGAAAAGTTGAACTTCGTTGTACAAAAGATAATTTTGACAGACTTGGTATAAAAACTTTTGTTGAGTTGGCTCAAATATTTTTATATAAAATTGTAGACCTTTCATTTAAAGATGTTTATATTATTACTCTAAAAAAACTTGATACAAACAAAAGCTTTCATATACAAAGTGCTGATTCAGAAAAATATGGAGTAGAGAGTGAATTTTTTAATATTAATAAAAATGAAGAGATCTCATTTTTATACTATTTTGAAAAAGCTTTGCAGTTTGTAAATATAAGCTCTAGGAAAAGTGTTTTAAATATCGGAGTAAATAAAGCTGATGAATTTTTAGCTATAAAAGAGTATTTATCAGCAGAAGAGTTTGAGAAAAAAAACTTTTTAGGGATCGATTATTCAAATTCGGCAATAGAGTATGCTAAAAAGCAGTTTATGGATTTTAAAAATGTTAAGTTTTTATGTGCGGATATTAATAAGCTGGAAGATATATCTTTAGGGAAGTTTGACCTTATGATCTCAATTGGTACACTTCAAAGCTCAAACATCAACTTTAATGCAAAATTTATGGAGTTATATCAAAATCATCTCGAACAAGATGGAGCTATAATACTGGGTTTTCCAAATTGCCGCTGGATTGATGGTGAGATGATCTATGGTGCAAAAGCGCCAAACTACAGTTTTAATGAGATGGGTTTAGTGTTAAAAGATATTCACTTTTGTAAAAAGTATCTTCAACAAAAAGGCTACCGTGTAGTAATAACAGGAAAAGATTATCTATTTTTATCTGCGAGGAAGATTTCTAAAAACTAA
- a CDS encoding FAD-dependent oxidoreductase: MEMNRREALKVGALSVAAAATMATVTGCNEGAKPAEKSCAGDAKVLGKHQVVIIGGGFGGLTVAKELKRKDSKFDVLVIEKNETFMSCPFSNTLLGRLDGVNLGTFIHDYAQAIEGHGYGMLQAEVTGIDRAHKQIHTTKGIVEYEILVMSPGIAYNYKGQFPKWSDAKINHIKRVAPGALIPGNEHVILDRQLADMEDGNVIVTVPAGKFRCPPAPFERASMIAAYMKKEGIEGKVIILNPTDKIAKGAAFKEAWAELYPGLVEHMDFATIQDVDPATKTVTYKVKDEMEDGGFATKTMKYSVLNLIPNNMSNPVVDMSGVETTTDSFKKVVMNGCSFQTKTDKDVYAVGDVVAHGIPPSGQTANWAGHQCANEIAHRLHGKAYELGVKSKSVKAGNVCYSMVGDKPEEAIMVTHDFSWDAAANLIKGKGHVPKAPSGKFRSGNTAKATREWYGGIMRALFS; the protein is encoded by the coding sequence ATGGAAATGAATCGTCGTGAAGCACTTAAAGTTGGTGCATTAAGTGTTGCTGCTGCAGCAACAATGGCTACAGTAACAGGCTGTAATGAAGGTGCTAAACCAGCTGAAAAATCATGTGCTGGTGATGCTAAAGTATTAGGTAAACATCAAGTAGTTATTATTGGTGGTGGTTTTGGTGGACTAACTGTCGCTAAAGAACTAAAAAGAAAAGACTCAAAATTTGATGTTTTAGTAATTGAAAAAAATGAAACTTTTATGTCTTGTCCATTTTCTAATACTTTATTAGGTAGATTAGACGGTGTAAATTTAGGTACATTTATTCATGATTATGCACAAGCAATAGAAGGTCATGGTTACGGGATGCTTCAAGCTGAAGTTACAGGTATTGATAGAGCGCACAAACAAATTCATACAACTAAAGGTATAGTTGAATATGAAATATTAGTAATGTCACCTGGTATTGCATACAACTATAAAGGGCAATTCCCTAAATGGTCTGATGCTAAAATCAACCATATTAAACGTGTAGCTCCAGGTGCACTTATTCCTGGTAATGAGCACGTTATTTTAGATCGTCAATTAGCTGATATGGAAGATGGTAATGTTATTGTTACTGTTCCTGCAGGAAAATTCCGTTGTCCACCTGCACCGTTTGAGCGTGCAAGTATGATAGCTGCATATATGAAAAAAGAAGGTATTGAAGGTAAAGTTATTATCCTTAATCCAACTGACAAAATAGCTAAAGGTGCTGCATTTAAAGAGGCTTGGGCTGAACTATACCCTGGTCTAGTTGAGCACATGGATTTTGCTACAATTCAAGATGTTGATCCGGCTACTAAAACTGTAACTTATAAAGTTAAAGATGAGATGGAAGATGGTGGTTTTGCTACTAAAACTATGAAGTACTCTGTACTTAACTTAATCCCTAACAATATGTCTAACCCTGTTGTAGATATGAGTGGTGTTGAAACTACTACAGACAGCTTCAAAAAAGTTGTAATGAATGGTTGTTCTTTCCAAACTAAAACAGATAAAGATGTATATGCTGTTGGTGACGTTGTTGCTCATGGTATCCCACCAAGTGGTCAAACAGCTAACTGGGCAGGTCATCAGTGTGCTAATGAGATTGCTCATAGATTACACGGTAAAGCTTATGAGCTTGGTGTTAAATCAAAATCAGTTAAAGCAGGAAATGTTTGTTACTCAATGGTTGGTGACAAGCCAGAAGAAGCTATTATGGTTACTCATGACTTTAGCTGGGATGCAGCAGCTAATTTAATTAAAGGTAAAGGTCACGTGCCTAAAGCTCCAAGCGGTAAATTCCGTTCAGGAAATACAGCAAAAGCTACTCGCGAGTGGTACGGAGGAATTATGAGAGCTCTTTTCTCATAG